Proteins from one Mesotoga infera genomic window:
- a CDS encoding diacylglycerol/lipid kinase family protein, producing the protein MKTLVVVNPNASHGESGKDFETTVKGMIRERLGNFDLHVTTGQGDAMSFVSDHGDYERIISVGGDGTLNEVVNGIMNSQSGAMLGMIAVGSGNDFARSIGLTRNYGKMVDIACGNKTRYVDLFEVRYRTFSGEKAARFAVNVVGAGFDAAVTNRMNRSRFKTSGKMAYLLSFLIEFLTTRTYKLNYTIDGGEFSDRYYFLTMGNGNYFGGGMRIAPNAVVDDGLIDIVGVTNMAKIRLLYHFPKIYKGEHLKIDTVCHHVSERISVSSDRDVIIQMDGEVVGELPMEISVHKKALCILSA; encoded by the coding sequence ATGAAGACTCTGGTTGTCGTTAATCCCAACGCCAGTCACGGCGAATCTGGTAAGGATTTTGAAACGACAGTAAAGGGAATGATAAGGGAGAGACTGGGTAATTTCGACTTGCATGTCACTACCGGTCAGGGAGATGCGATGTCTTTCGTGTCCGATCACGGAGATTACGAGAGAATAATTAGTGTCGGGGGCGACGGTACGCTGAATGAGGTCGTAAATGGAATCATGAACAGCCAGTCGGGTGCCATGCTTGGCATGATAGCTGTAGGTTCGGGCAACGACTTCGCCAGAAGCATCGGTTTGACCCGTAACTACGGCAAGATGGTCGATATCGCCTGTGGAAACAAAACCCGATACGTCGATCTCTTCGAAGTGAGGTATAGAACCTTCTCTGGCGAAAAGGCTGCGAGATTCGCCGTGAACGTCGTGGGAGCCGGTTTCGATGCGGCAGTTACCAATCGGATGAATCGCTCGAGGTTCAAAACCAGCGGTAAAATGGCATATCTTTTATCATTCTTGATCGAATTTTTGACCACCAGGACTTACAAACTCAACTACACCATAGACGGTGGCGAGTTCTCCGACAGGTACTACTTTTTGACCATGGGAAACGGGAATTACTTCGGCGGGGGTATGAGGATAGCGCCGAACGCCGTCGTCGACGACGGGCTCATAGACATAGTTGGAGTCACCAATATGGCCAAGATCAGGTTGCTGTACCACTTCCCCAAGATTTACAAGGGCGAGCATTTGAAGATAGATACTGTCTGCCATCATGTATCGGAGAGAATTTCCGTGAGCAGCGATAGGGATGTTATCATACAGATGGACGGAGAAGTCGTCGGGGAGCTCCCGATGGAAATCTCCGTCCACAAAAAAGCTCTCTGTATTCTTTCAGCGTAA
- the kamE gene encoding lysine 5,6-aminomutase subunit beta, which yields MSGYSLESKKPDRALDLTRIRPYGDTMNDGKVQLSFTLPVPNGPEAVEAAKILMRKMGFKEPQIVFSREISESFTFFVAYGVSIHEIDYSSIKVPKLSLEKMSMEEIDRFIDERIRRKVVVVGASTGTDAHTVGIDAIMNMKGFAGHYGLERYRNFTTYNMGSQVPNEELVARAIEVGADAILVSQTVTAKNVHLKNMADLVELLEAENLRKKIILIAGGARITHELAKELGYDAGFGPGSFAEDVASFIVQKLETMIGNL from the coding sequence ATGAGTGGTTACTCTTTGGAAAGCAAAAAGCCGGATAGAGCGCTGGACTTGACCAGGATCAGGCCTTATGGTGACACCATGAACGATGGAAAGGTTCAACTGAGCTTCACGCTTCCTGTGCCGAACGGACCGGAGGCCGTCGAGGCGGCCAAGATTCTTATGAGAAAGATGGGTTTCAAAGAGCCACAGATAGTCTTCTCCAGGGAAATATCGGAAAGCTTCACCTTCTTCGTGGCTTACGGCGTGTCGATACACGAGATCGATTACTCCTCTATAAAAGTTCCGAAACTCTCCCTCGAGAAAATGTCGATGGAGGAGATCGACAGATTCATAGATGAGAGGATAAGAAGAAAAGTGGTGGTGGTCGGCGCCAGCACTGGAACCGACGCCCATACGGTTGGGATAGACGCGATAATGAACATGAAGGGGTTTGCTGGTCATTACGGGCTGGAGAGGTACCGCAACTTCACGACCTACAACATGGGAAGCCAGGTACCGAACGAAGAGCTGGTGGCGAGGGCTATTGAGGTCGGTGCCGACGCCATACTAGTCTCCCAAACCGTTACTGCGAAGAACGTTCATTTGAAGAACATGGCCGATCTCGTCGAACTTCTAGAGGCCGAGAATCTTCGCAAAAAGATTATTCTCATAGCGGGTGGGGCCAGGATCACGCACGAACTTGCTAAAGAGCTCGGTTACGACGCCGGGTTCGGACCGGGCTCGTTCGCCGAGGATGTCGCGTCTTTCATAGTGCAAAAGCTTGAGACCATGATTGGAAATCTATGA
- a CDS encoding PspC domain-containing protein, producing MDTRKRLYKSRRDKVIDGVAGGVASYLEIDPVIVRLIFVALIFAGGAGLIIYIIGMFIIPREPLNSENNVVIMDEEGKPIEDKPRMEISDDKSKIIIAIVLIIFGIALLLGTFTPWNIFSGVFWKFVIGAVLVAGGGFVIYKSINRG from the coding sequence TTGGATACAAGGAAGAGGCTTTACAAATCTCGAAGAGACAAAGTGATCGACGGCGTTGCCGGCGGCGTAGCAAGTTATCTGGAGATCGATCCGGTAATAGTTCGCCTGATATTCGTAGCCCTGATTTTCGCCGGCGGAGCCGGGCTGATAATCTACATCATCGGTATGTTCATAATCCCGCGTGAACCTTTGAACAGTGAAAACAACGTTGTCATAATGGACGAGGAAGGCAAACCAATAGAAGACAAACCAAGAATGGAGATATCCGACGACAAGAGCAAGATAATAATAGCCATTGTGCTAATAATATTTGGTATCGCTCTCTTGCTCGGCACATTCACACCCTGGAACATCTTCAGTGGTGTTTTCTGGAAGTTCGTCATAGGAGCCGTTCTAGTGGCCGGTGGAGGATTCGTCATCTATAAATCCATCAACAGGGGATGA